One Aegilops tauschii subsp. strangulata cultivar AL8/78 chromosome 7, Aet v6.0, whole genome shotgun sequence genomic window carries:
- the LOC123494844 gene encoding GDSL esterase/lipase At1g28600-like produces MQKLMTLGTVDIVVSDIAPMGCFPFYLSMFESSNKSDYDKYGCLRNHNALFKRHNSFLQSSLPKLQKKHPRTRIMYADLASHIYQIVQDPRKFGFETALMSCCGKAGAPHRFDPFNLCGMNGSSVCHDPGSHLLWDGMHLSDTANRWIAEGWLSGPYCHPPILQ; encoded by the exons ATGCAGAAATTAATGACACTCGGCACAGTTGACATTGTGGTGTCAGACATCGCTCCGATGGGTTGCTTTCCATTTTACCTGAGCATGTTCGAGAGCTCCAACAAAAGTGACTATGACAAGTACGGGTGCCTGAGAAACCACAACGCGTTGTTCAAAAGGCACAACTCTTTCCTCCAGAGCAGCCTCCCAAAGCTTCAAAAGAAGCATCCACGCACACGGATCATGTATGCCGACCTCGCAAGCCACATCTACCAAATAGTGCAAGATCCCAGAAAATTCG GCTTTGAGACCGCCCTCATGAGCTGTTGCGGAAAGGCCGGTGCACCGCATAGATTTGATCCATTCAACTTGTGCGGGATGAATGGCTCAAGCGTTTGCCATGACCCAGGGAGCCACCTCCTCTGGGATGGTATGCACCTGAGCGACACCGCTAACAGATGGATCGCCGAGGGCTGGCTCAGCGGCCCGTACTGCCACCCACCAATTCTGCAGTGA
- the LOC109762719 gene encoding GDSL esterase/lipase At5g45910 has translation MSIGITGVAAAALFSCCCLMVALPASAAAARGAVSGPRYNAVFNFGDSASDTGNTCTDGRPGPAGVVGIFTRLPYGVTYFGKPTCRCSDGRVDIDFLAQAFGLPFVPPSKAHREDFKQGANMAIIGGTVLDYTNASLKFSAYDGSMNTQIDNFQQLLPSICGAQQNCEEYLAKSLFVFQLGENDYSIQLVNGSTVDEASKNIPKIVNTIIYGVEELIKLGAVDIVVSNIAPMGCFPLYLNMFESSNKSDYDKYGCLRNHNALFNRHNSFLRSSLSKLQMKHPHTRIMYADLASHIYQIVQDPRKFGFETALMSCCGKSGAPYRFDLFTMCGMYGSSVCHDPGSHLLWDGMHLSDTANGRITEGWLSGPYCHPPILQ, from the exons ATGAGCATAGGCATCACGGGAGTTGCGGCGGCCGCTCTCTTCTCATGTTGCTGCCTGATGGTTGCACTTCCAGCTAGCGCTGCCGCGGCCAGGGGTGCCGTCAGTGGACCGCGGTACAACGCCGTCTTCAACTTCGGCGACTCGGCTTCCGACACCGGCAACACATGCACTGATGGCCGGCCGGGGCCTGCCGGCGTGGTGGGCATTTTCACCCGGTTGCCCTACGGTGTCACCTATTTCGGGAAGCCCACTTGCCGGTGCAGCGATGGCCGGGTCGACATCGACTTCCTGG CGCAAGCGTTCGGGCTGCCGTTCGTCCCGCCATCCAAGGCGCACCGCGAGGACTTCAAGCAAGGCGCGAACATGGCCATCATCGGCGGCACCGTACTTGACTACACCAACGCCAGCCTCAAGTTCAGTGCCTACGACGGCTCCATGAACACCCAGATCGACAATTTCCAACAATTGTTGCCTTCAATCTGTGGAGCACAGCAGA ATTGCGAGGAATATTTGGCGAAGTCCCTGTTTGTGTTTCAGTTGGGGGAGAATGACTACAGCATTCAGCTGGTGAATGGATCCACGGTAGATGAGGCCAGCAAGAACATACCCAAAATAGTGAACACCATCATATACGGTGTAGAG GAATTAATCAAACTCGGCGCAGTTGACATTGTGGTGTCAAACATTGCTCCGATGGGATGCTTTCCATTGTACCTGAACATGTTCGAGAGCTCCAACAAAAGTGACTATGACAAGTACGGGTGCTTGAGAAACCACAACGCCTTGTTCAATAGGCACAATTCTTTCCTTCGGAGTAGCCTCTCAAAGCTTCAAATGAAGCATCCACACACAAGGATCATGTATGCCGACCTTGCGAGTCACATCTACCAAATAGTGCAAGACCCCAGAAAATTCG GCTTTGAGACCGCCCTCATGAGCTGTTGCGGAAAGAGTGGTGCACCGTACAGATTCGATTTGTTCACCATGTGCGGGATGTATGGCTCGAGTGTTTGCCATGACCCGGGGAGCCACCTCCTCTGGGATGGTATGCACCTGAGCGACACCGCTAACGGACGGATCACAGAGGGCTGGCTCAGCGGACCGTACTGCCACCCACCGATTCTGCAGTGA